The DNA region AATATTATGAGAACTATTGCTGCAAAATATATTGATGAAGGCATAGCTAAAGGCAGAGCTGAAGCTGCACAAGGGCTTGCAAGGAACTTATTAAAAGCTGGCTTTTCAGTTGAATTTATTGCTGAAAATACTGGGTTATCAAACGAAGAAGTGGTTAATTTAAAAGTTAGCATGGATAATTCTTGAATTAATAATTCACTAACTTAAGTTTTTTGAGCAATGTATATCCCCAAACATATGCTATATTTAAGTTTTGTAGCTTCATAGTTAGTTTTGTGATGGGAAAGTTACCAACAAGCTTTACATAACATGTAAGGTCTGGTAGATTCATAATTTCAGATGGCATAACTAAAAGCTTTTTACGCTCAACATTATTCATATTTACTCCATCTCGCATAGTATTTGATCCATATGACAAGTTCTCTTGAGTTTCAATAATTTCTTCCTCACCTAGTGTTAATGCTGATTTATAAGCTGTAACCTGATCGCTAACTCGAAAAATAAATTTACTATTAAACAAATCAAGCATAGAAGCACATTCAGCAGAACCATATATTGCTTCTAATTGATGAATGTTCTGCAACCCAGCAACAAAGCAGCCTCCATACTTTCTACTTTCAGCTAAAGCAACTGGTAAAGATGAAACTTTTTGTAGAGCTGGCAGTTCATCAAGTATAAACCATATGTTTTTGTTATCATGATTAGGATTTCTACACATCAAAGCTTTGATAGCTATACTTATCCATGCTGAAATAAGTGGCTGTAAAGTAGCTCTTTGACTTGGAGTAGCTGTGATAAATAGCCATCCAGTTTCAGCAGAATTACTAAACCATTCCTTGATGCTAAAATTACCTCCAGGCTTTAAATATTGTAGCGAAGTAATATTCTTTCCAAGAGTAGATTGAATTCCCGCAGAAGTTTCAGGCGCGCTTTCGCTTATAATGCCTGATACAGCGGTGTTTCTAAAAGCTTTTACAAATTGTCTATTATCAGAGTAAATGATTGTATGAATTAATTTTATGATATCTTTGTCATCCTGATATAGCTTCAATGCTTCAGACAAGACTAATTCAGCATTTTTAGCAAAAAAGTCATCGATTCTATGGGTATAATTACTAAAACTACTAGCTATATCATGAAAATCAGCTGCTTCAAAACAATCGTTCCAAGGCAACCATTGCTCGCTATTTTTTTCCAAAGGATTAAGCAGCTTATCACATTTAGAATCAAAAAATCTATCAGTAAAAGCTCCAGTAAGGTCTATAATTATTGCTCGATCCTGTTGTGATCGAATTTGTGGTAGCAGTTCGTTAAGCATATTAGTTTTACCAGTACCTGTTGTTCCGGTAATAAGAATGTGCAGCCTTTCACTATTCTTTACTAATGGCAAGCCTCCAAAACAGATTTTCGAGGCCTTTTTAGCGCTTTTTAGCATTTTAGCTAGATTTCTCTCTCCGTACAAAATCAGCACCTCTAATTTTAGCCTTAATAATCGTTTTTTTACCTTGAGCCGTAAAGAAAACAATTGAGATTATCACACCAATAGCAAAAACAATTAATCCTTCTAATAATGCTGAATTGATTAGGAATTCCCATAATTGCTGTATTTTAAATCCATGTTGACCTGTATAAAATTCATGTAGAAAGTCCTGAGCATTGAGGTGTATCCATTTTTTAAACCTTAAACTATAAAATACGATTCCTATTTGATCGATATCATAAAAATGTTCACCAATTGTTAGCTTAAGCTGTACATATCGCTCAATCGCAAAATAATACAAACTGCTCAGAAAAACTTTTTGATATAATCGACATATAATCCAGAATATCGATAATCCTAACCCAATTGTAAAAACATTGGCACTACCTTGCCCAAACATTCTTAACTTATGAGCAAATAACTGCGATCCCCTTGTGAAATTGCCTTGATTCTGAAAATTCATCAAGAGTATTTTTTCAAAATCTGTAGTTTTTGCTCATACTCTTTTACTCCAGTAAAATTCTCTAATTCTGTTAACTTTTTAAACATTGCTTCGTATTCTGCAATGATATTAGGATTATATTTAATAGCTAAGTTAAAATTCTCCTTAGCTTTTGAGTACTGTCCTAAACTTACTAATGAAATTCCTTTTTCAAGATAGTTTTCAGCAAAATTAGGTTTGTACTTAATAGCGATAGCAATGTCAAAATTTTCTATCGCTTTTTGGTGTTTACCTAATTTCTCAAGAATCATTCCTTTATTATAATAAATATCCGCACAATTTGGATCATATTTAATAGCTATGTTACAGCTTTCTATTGCTTCAGAATATCTATTCAATAAGCTTAATATATACCCTTTATTACAGTATGATTTCACACAACTAGGATCGTATTTAATAGCTAAATCAAAATGTTCTATTGCATTCTGCAATTGCCCTAAAAATGCTAAAGTTAAACCTTTATTAATATAAGCTTCTGCATAATCTGGTCTATATTTAATAGCTATATCATAGTTTTCGATTGCATTTTGAATGTATCCTAAATTCATTAACGCTATGCCTTTGTTATAATAAGCTTCTGGATTATCTGATCTGTACTTAATAGCAATATCAAAATTTTCCATTGCATCTTCATACTGTCCTAATCTAGCTAAAGAAGCTCCTTTATTGTTATGTCTTTCCACTCCTTCAACTTTAACTTGTGCAAAAAATGCTCTACCACCAGCACTAGCACTAGTTCCACTACTTTTACTGTGGCTACTACCTGTATGATCAGTAGTAGCAATGCTACTAGAACCAACCTCCTGTAGAGCTTGAGATTCACTATCAGTGATGCTTATAGACTGAGCTTCATCGTGAGTTATCCTGTCGGCTCTATTTCCATGGTAATGGAGTTTCCTGTTGAAATAAGATTGGCCTCTCTTTTTGTCAGTGAATCAAGAATGCTCTGAGAGTGCGTAAACTGGTTTTGATATCCAGCTTGTAGCATAGCAGAAGCTCGGAAGTTATTTCCCAATGAATCTACGTTTTCATTTATAATTTGTCGACCATCAGCCGTTGTAGTGACTGTTCTACCACCATCATTGATAATATTAGCCATATGTAATGAAGGAGCTAGGTTTTGTTGAGAGATAGTTCTATTGCCTATGCTGTAATTATCCATACTCAAGTTATTGTCGACTATGTTACTGCCTAAGCTGCTAGCAACTGGTATAGGAGAGAACTGGCTGGCCAAGTTAGCTGTAGCATGAGCACAAGCTTTTATCACTGCCCAAGAAAGCATTGGTATCGATGATGCAAGCATTTGAAACGTCGCATAGCTATATAAAATCATCTCTGCGAAGCTTCCTTGCGATAGCATATTCAAGCCATAATCATTACCAAAAGCTCCAGATTTACTGGATAAGCTGATCATTCCTAGGCAATGGATTATTGTAAAAAATACTGGCCAGCTGCTGACCCATATTATTAATAGAATCCAGGTTTTGAGTATATTGTAGCCGCCAGGTAATAGGCCCATTGGAAATACAATAAAGATCATTGAGACTACTAATGCAAAAAAAACAGATTGTAAAATAGGCATCATGTGAGCAGCCATTTCGCCAGCTACTAAGTACGAAAATGACTGTTGAAATAGCCCTCTAATTGCATGCATACTAACTAAATTAGAATAAATTCTTGATAACGAAAACTTCTCACGCCAGTCATCATATGACTCACGATTAGCATTAAGTAACATCGCTTGCTTCATCCATTCATGAATATCTTGTTGCTCTCTCTGTAAATATTTTAGTGTGTCTCCAGTCATGACTTTTAGTCTTTGACTTAACATATTTGACTTATCAGATTGAACTCCAATCGCAGCTGCAAACTTTGTTAGGAGTCCTTCATTTAATTCTTTATGAATTGCCGCTTTAATCAATGGAGTAGCTTGTCTACAGGTCTTGAAACTAATG from Orientia tsutsugamushi str. Boryong includes:
- a CDS encoding tetratricopeptide repeat protein, with protein sequence MERHNNKGASLARLGQYEDAMENFDIAIKYRSDNPEAYYNKGIALMNLGYIQNAIENYDIAIKYRPDYAEAYINKGLTLAFLGQLQNAIEHFDLAIKYDPSCVKSYCNKGYILSLLNRYSEAIESCNIAIKYDPNCADIYYNKGMILEKLGKHQKAIENFDIAIAIKYKPNFAENYLEKGISLVSLGQYSKAKENFNLAIKYNPNIIAEYEAMFKKLTELENFTGVKEYEQKLQILKKYS
- a CDS encoding conjugal transfer protein TraG N-terminal domain-containing protein, yielding MFASLSSQTSYFVSKMLEQHLLPAYEGLSSRKTGIMFGAKAVAKIRDVQIQDPITLTNTKEFLRQCFMKPYIIGNILGKKAAAQQTNDIIGFIEQNIPNNFGIYYREPSNLAISFKTCRQATPLIKAAIHKELNEGLLTKFAAAIGVQSDKSNMLSQRLKVMTGDTLKYLQREQQDIHEWMKQAMLLNANRESYDDWREKFSLSRIYSNLVSMHAIRGLFQQSFSYLVAGEMAAHMMPILQSVFFALVVSMIFIVFPMGLLPGGYNILKTWILLIIWVSSWPVFFTIIHCLGMISLSSKSGAFGNDYGLNMLSQGSFAEMILYSYATFQMLASSIPMLSWAVIKACAHATANLASQFSPIPVASSLGSNIVDNNLSMDNYSIGNRTISQQNLAPSLHMANIINDGGRTVTTTADGRQIINENVDSLGNNFRASAMLQAGYQNQFTHSQSILDSLTKREANLISTGNSITMEIEPTG